The sequence TGGCTTATGAAGCTCTTGATAATCTGCAACAACTCTTTATATAAACATCCGCTTTCACATTACTGCCAACTGCTAAGATAAGATATGCCGTTGACGTCGCTTAAAATATGACCTATCAAGATTTCATAATTCTTGTCTAAAATTCTCATAATTATACTCTGTTTCCCTTCTACTGATATCGATCATGGCGGCCTACGCAGCCTTGGTTTCTCTAATGCATATCATAGACGACCTCGAGCGCCACCATTCCCCTCCCATTTCTCTAAACAAACACCAAGTTCAATCCCTCACTGAAATTATCACGTTCTTGCAGGAGTTTCTCGAAGCTTATGACTCCCCTGTTTCCGacgaagcagatcccttggagATGCGTATTGCAGATGCAGCTTATGCAGCTGAAGACGCCATCGAATCTCATATCGTGGCCAAGATTCAGCTGAGCAGATCCACAGAAGCTGATATCTCCCCTGTTTCCGACGAAGCAGATCCAAAGGAAGAGATGAAGTTGTTTCAAGATGTGCAAAATGTGATACAAGAAATGGATCAGATCAAGAGTTTGGCGATGCAGAGGAATACAGAGAAGGTGGTGCTCCATGATACGCGGCGTAGCTTCATCTCTGCTTCTTCTTCCACTGAGAAGAACAATAGTGGCGTGGTGGTGTGGTCTGAGGGTGTCGTGAATGGAATCTTGGAAAGGCTCGTTTCGGACCAACGAGAACGCCAAGTCATCCCGATCACAGGAATGTGCGGGAtaggtaagaccactcttgccaAAACTGTTTATTCGAAGAAATATATTGAGCACCGTTTTGATGTTTGTGCTTGGAGTACTATTTCTCAACAATACAACACAAGGGAAATTCTTTGTGAACTTGTTTCTCAAGCCACAAAAAAAAGCAAGGAACAACTGAGTGAAAAGAGTGAAGATGAACTAGGATTAGAGCTCTACCAATATTTGTCAGGTAGAAGGTTTCTAATTGtgatggatgatatgtggagtatcGATGCATGGGATAGGATACATCGTTTCTTTCCCGAAAATGAGAATTGTAGTCGGATATTAGTGACGACTAGGCTTTCATACTTGAGTTCCCAATTGAACAATAATTATAGCTTTCAAATGGAATTTTTAGATGAGGTTAGAAGCTGGGAACTCTTCTCAAAAACTGTGTTTGGGGTTGGAAGTTGCCCTCATGAGTTAGAGAAAATTGGAAAGGAAATAGTAGAGAATTGCAGAGGACTTCCTTTATCAATTGTTGTAGTGGCGGGTATTTTGAGAAATAGGGAACACACTCTAGGAGTTTGGGAATCAATTAGTCAAAACTTAGCTTCAGAAGTGAATTTGGATAATGATAAGTTTTGCATGGAACTGTTGAAAATGAGCTATAATAATTTGCCAGTTTATTTAAAGCCATGTTTTTTGTATATGGGAGTGTTTGAGGAGGATGATTCGGTTAGAGTCTCAACACTCAAGAAGCTATGGGTTTCTGAAGGATTTTTAAAACCCAAGAATGGCAAAAGTTTGGAAAATATTGCCATAGAGTTCTTACAGGACTTGGTTGATCGAAATCTCATTCTAGTTGATAAAGTGGGGTCTACAGGAAAGATAAAATTTGTCAAGATTCATGATTTGTTGAGGGA comes from Salvia miltiorrhiza cultivar Shanhuang (shh) chromosome 3, IMPLAD_Smil_shh, whole genome shotgun sequence and encodes:
- the LOC131015777 gene encoding putative late blight resistance protein homolog R1B-16, which translates into the protein MAAYAALVSLMHIIDDLERHHSPPISLNKHQVQSLTEIITFLQEFLEAYDSPVSDEADPLEMRIADAAYAAEDAIESHIVAKIQLSRSTEADISPVSDEADPKEEMKLFQDVQNVIQEMDQIKSLAMQRNTEKVVLHDTRRSFISASSSTEKNNSGVVVWSEGVVNGILERLVSDQRERQVIPITGMCGIGKTTLAKTVYSKKYIEHRFDVCAWSTISQQYNTREILCELVSQATKKSKEQLSEKSEDELGLELYQYLSGRRFLIVMDDMWSIDAWDRIHRFFPENENCSRILVTTRLSYLSSQLNNNYSFQMEFLDEVRSWELFSKTVFGVGSCPHELEKIGKEIVENCRGLPLSIVVVAGILRNREHTLGVWESISQNLASEVNLDNDKFCMELLKMSYNNLPVYLKPCFLYMGVFEEDDSVRVSTLKKLWVSEGFLKPKNGKSLENIAIEFLQDLVDRNLILVDKVGSTGKIKFVKIHDLLRDLCLNQSKKDGFYHVIEKSSPRGMSSQRRVVIPRNMPKKKVLDDLQSMPRARSMISEYGNVPHIKNSGLLRTLHAYRKFRYLGDKRYVDKSLVSYVNLRHLAFEVGSMSLIFTSFTCFWNLHILIVSCIEEFTAPAEIWRMPQLRHIEMTGGRFYLPEPSSDDVVVMENLLVLERIANFKCSEEVVKRIPNIKKLRIEYFRRGGIEQDDYYCVNNIKRLCKLESLYISCWYDFRASLYALTFPQSLKKLTLNMKNDLEWEKMLEKIGALPLLEKFKLYRGCFGTGKWEMVEGQFPSLKYLGLHSCPSLKHWTAESNSIFQRLEKLRLIKMEELKEIPTQIGDIPTLQKIWMRDCGESAVMCAKEIVEEQVELQGEDLPFHVQVRVQRKNEAVQNLAGPNFEVYI